The DNA sequence AGTGTGCATGTGTAGTGGGAGGAAGAGAtactgtaagtaaaaaaaaaaaaaaaaggttatttaataTTCATTCTGTGAATATAACGTTTAAGATGCATGATAAACATAATCCATTAAAAGATAAAACATTCTTCCTATTCAGGTACAATCTGAGACACCACTTACTTTATTTAATGCTATTTTAGCACTAGTCCTGATCGGTTCTGTCTGAGAgacaatggtaaaaaaaaaagaggagggaCAAAGGCGAAATATAGATGCCAGCAAGACATGCCAAGCAGCAGACTATATGAAATAATGACATGTCACTCATTTGGCAAATCATcaaagtgttaaaaaataaaataataatagtaatgtgtCCAATTGTAATGGCACGAAGATGATTCAGTCTAAGAGACTGTAAGATgatttataaatttaaaaaaaaataatgcctcAGGTTTCTGCAGTCTGGGTGAAATTAAGTCTTTTGtatgctcattttttttttaaaatggagATTAAACCATTGTGGTGCTGTAGAAAGGTAAAAAGTCATTTGCATAATTGTAACATTGCATCCAAAGTCATCTGATAtggtgcatgtgtctgtgtgtcatcCTGGGTCTTTTCTGTAGGGATCCTCTCACATTACTTCTTAAATTATCTATGAGGGGCTGCTGTAGATGAACTCTGCATATTGGCTTTGTACAAGGACAGTGAACAAAAGCAACTAACTACTTTTAGTGTACAATAAAGTCACCAAACTAAATCTTCATTCAAAAGCAATTAACTATAAATATCACTCAACTAAACACAGTACAAACTAATGCCAGATAACATTGTGATAACATTTCAAACGATTACCAAATAAAGTAACAAGTAATTCACAATGCTGGTCATTACTCTAAAACTATTGTTAATCATTTAAAACATAGTAtttctttaaatgactttaaaatgATTGGTAATTAGAGGGAAAAAAACATCAGCATATTTTAAAAGCAATGTATAATACAAAactaaccagaaaaaaaaagtataatattgtATTGACTGTATAATACTAATTGAAAAATATTCGGTCTTGAATTATAAAAACTGCACTAAACTTGAAGGTCTTACCTCTGTGGCTGACACCTGCACCTCTGTCACTGCCCTCCTCTCTCACAagcgtttctctctctctctctcttgctagTTGTCCCACTGTGGTACAGAACCAATTCTACAACCAATAACCTTGGTGACTGAGATTATGAGCTTCCTCTTTGTATTTTTCTACATTATAATTTTCTGTGATCAATTCAAACATATAGActttgtgaagtaatcatttcatacttttttttattttattatataactttttttatttgttttttatctttTCTATCTTAactttaaaaactatttaattattcatttacttgcataagaaaaaaaaaacaagcaaaacttGGAAACCTTAAACATGCACATTGTACATCTTTGAAGTGCATTTAACTAATCAAGACATCTGATataacacaatggagcaacaccagcagacatcaTGGCACCTCAAATCATCACcaacttcagaaacttcacactggactttggattctgtgcttcTCCAGTCTttctccagaccttgatttccaaatgaaatgctaaatttacattcatctgaaaagaggactttggaccactgagcaacagtccagttctttttctccttagcccaggtaagatgcttctgacATCGTTTCTGTTTTAGAAGTTGCTTggtagctcttttcctgaagacgtctgagcgtAGTGACTCTTGATTGCCTGACTCTGGCTTCAGTCCACtacttgtgaagctctcccaagttctttaatatgatttttctgacaatcttcccaaggctgtggtcatccctgttgcttttgcaactttttctaaaacattttttccaGTCTAccttctatgaatatattttgatacagcactctgtgaacagccagccctttcagcaatgacttTCTTGCGGAGTGTGTtcatgattgtcttctggacaactgtctaGTCAGTAGTCTTTCACATAAtagtggttgcatgttctaaactagcccaagaggtacccattatttatactcaaaattaatcaaactaatcaagctcaaaatggaatattcaaattttttgagatactgaattttgtaTTTTCTCAAGCTGTAAGATGTAAccatcagaatttaaaaaaaaaatccaaacatagTCAGTGTCATATTTCTTAAGACCCGATTCATCTGCGCCCAAGCAACAATCAGAGAAAGTACAAAGTGTGTATTCAGGAGACTTTTTTTTTCGTTATGTCAATCAACCACATCTTAATCAAATGACAGATCTCACCTTTATAAACTTATGAGAAATAAAGACAAAGAAGCAAAACATATTGCcaggtaaaacatttataaattaataaaaacattccctTTTAGTGTTTGTCTTTGAAGGTTTTCTTCATTGATTTAAATCTCCATTCAGTTCCACTGTCCTCCATTTTATACatagaaaaatattttgataacatTCATCATTTTGCATCAGTTTCCATACAGTCAAGTAGATTATTGAATCGATAAGGGATAAGTAAATTATTGAAGAGTGGGGTTCCAGATTGCCAATTTAGTTTGTGTTTGTCCCCAAAAGTTGAACCATCTTTGCTTACCCAGTAACCAGTTTGCATAGATAACAAGCTGCAGAAGTCCTTGTCAACATCGTTTCACTCAAACAAATGAACAGaaaaccaaatacagaaaaatcAACTTAACTGTGCAATGTACATTGATTCAAACAAACACTTTTCCTTAACAAGGATACACAATCATTGAGCTCCTGATTTTTCTAAATGTCTAAATCATATCAAAAAcgtatgtaaaaaaagaaaaacaagcttATCTCCACCACGTCAGGCATACAATTACATCATAAAAACGATGGGTGTTTCTTGTGCATTGGTATCTTATGACACACATCAGTTGTACAGGCCTATTTGATTTCTAACTTAGAAACTGAACAGAAATATAATAACCACTCCATAGAGATAATTGAACTCTGACATATGTACCGTTTATTCATTcaacctctttctctttctcctttcCATTTCATCTTTTTCACCCATACAGACATTAGAGCATGTTTCAGGGAAAGCACAAATGATTTTTCTTGAAAGTAACATCGTCTAACATTCTCCCTAAATATGGAATTTACAAACAAAAGCAGAGAACCATCACACTAATATGCTGCTCAGATCTTCTGTGGGTGGGAGGATAGATAAGGAGAAAATGGATGGACTGATAATTCAGCAGCTAGATGTAAccagaaaataatatataactgACTTTCAAATTGTCTGCTCTTACATCTAGAAACTGATCAAAGATTATGCCCAAATGATATTTGATCGAACAGAATTACTGAACTGACACAAGTGAAACAGCAAGAACAATGAATGCTTGCAATGAAAATTAAGTAACTGGGGTAATGCACATATGGCTTGTGGATGATAAAAGAGCTCTTGGATGGATGATTTCAGATCAGCATATTAACGATACACAAGGGGCAGAAACAATACtgttccccaaaaaaaaaaaaaaaaaaaatgatcttgctattaaaaaaaaaatctcataaaagCACATGCATGTCCTAACTTCCATTCTGAAAATTAAAGTGTCTAAAGTATTTTggcaataaacaaattaaaaagtggaGTGATGTTTCCACTTAGCACACATTACGGCTGATTTCACTCATACTCCATAACACTAGCAAAATCaactaataaacagaaaaaaaaaaaaaaaaaacactttgattCAACACTAAGATGGCTTATGAGTCACATAACTTGGCTCACTCCTTAAAGGGACAGGTAATTATTAAGCAAGCTTCTCTTTGCTCATACCAGCCAAATATTTAAGACATTAGCACCTAGTCGGACCCCAAAAGGGATGCTAAAATCCAGTATAGGAGATCTCTGTGGGCAGAAAAATCAGTACcccagcacccccccccccaccaccaacCTCAAGAAAAAAACCCTGAAGATATGTAATGTCAAGCTAGGTGAATGTACCATTTGCATTTCCCTTAGACGTCCAGAAACTCATCCTGGAAAACGTGCAGCTGCAACAAGACACAAGAATTCAAACTAAAACTTGACATCTATGCTAAATAAATCAGCCTTTTATTGGGACGGAGGTTAGGAAAATATACCCTCTCTCTAACTGAACTGGCTCTAACATCCCTCACGATGTTGAACTAAAGATCGGCAGGACTTGAGTATTGTGTCACCTGTTGATTTTTCAGAGATGTCTCAATAAAGAGGACTTATTGCCCGGCTTGTAATTGGTAAACTGCATCTGACATCTCGTCCTTTAAAAAAACGGCAGGATGATTATTTCTGATATATCTTGGTGTGATGTCACAGACCTATTTTCTATAAAAGACAAAATAACCGTCCAacattgttaaaaatgtaaatggcaCTTCCGCACCcataaaagtttaaaagaactgtGTGTAGTGAGTCTACTTTAGCTAGTCTCTGAAGTGACTTAGAAACGTAAGGAGTGCAAGTTTACGCCCAATTCCTCCAGCTCAGAGTCTCTCTGAGTGTACAAAAATCATTATACACATAGATATTTTATATAGACTATATACAATTGATATGCACAATTTCCTTAAGCTTAATGAATAAATGGtcctgtacaataaaaaaaaaattacattatgcaCATGAGATAATTAACCTCTCTCTTTACCTTTATGATCAACTGATTTTTCTTGTCTCTTTGAGTGCATTATgtcccttgaaaaaaaaaaaaagactgtttgAAATATCTCAGGGATATAATGGTCTACAGCTCAGTGCCAGGAACAGTGGATAAAGCAAGTACAGAGGAATAATTTGGCCTGGTGTTATTCCTCAGTGCCTTGACTAGGTGGGAAGGGTAGGGCTACGGCATGCTCCTGTGCAAGAGCAGCTAGCTCTTTGAGAAACTCTGAGAAAATAACAGCACAGTAGACTGCATTTTTTACCCTTAGGGCCTCTGCCTGCTTTTCCAGACCAGAGGCCCCACCGGCCGCACCACCCCGAAACAAAGCACTGTGGAGGGACTGCCCTCCATCCCTTACGTGGGACAATGCCAACTGAGCTGCATATCGAGCTCTCGTAGGACTGTTCGTATGCCTCAGGATAAGATCACCCAGAGATGGTTTTCGGCTTTTAACTGtgggaaagaaaaacaaacagagaaaaaagGGAAACATAACAAGTTAAGATGCCTTGTGCATTATCACTTCCTCAAAGCATTTCACAGGGTATATGCAGAGTTATTAAATGTAAGACTTGAGAACTCTTCTAAGttcctgcacaaataaaattaatatcatgtTTAAACAGAAATACAGAAGACAAACtagtttaagttttaatatattaatacatacaaATTAAAGGTTTATCAATGTTGGATTTTTCTGATACAATAATAATGTCTTTAATGTGTCTTCCTGTGACAGGGCAGCCCAGAGAGAAGCCATAAGAGCTTATGTTGAATTGAATACCAGATACAATTTGTGCAGCTAAAATACCAAATAtatccagaaaaaaatattttaagcataATGCAGgccatttgaatgaatcagttgaatgaatgactcaatgactcactcatgcaGGGATTTGCCGCCACCTACTGGCGATTTTAGGTTTAAATTTAAAGTAGATTTCCCTTTTTCCCCCccaatatcctttcaaatattagtattcaaggttttttttcttttttaggtcaaaatgttatttatgcatttgtaactgcaggttaaatgcattcatttactgCTTTAAACGGTCTGTAAGAACTGTAAGAAATTTGACACAAAAgatgatacatacatttaattaggtagaaaaaaatttgcattttaaaaggtaaaaatcccaataaaaggtaaaaatcaattaaaggtaaatttaattaattatttttttttactttttgaaaaagTTACTCCTGTATCTTTCTGTTACTCCTGCAATCTAATTACCACACAGAATATAAAGAATATCAAAAACTTTGGGAGTCAGCAGTCCACCTGCCAAAATACAGGCACAATAACATGCTCAGCAAAATATCATCTAATTATAGTCATCGACAAAATTCCAGAAAATATTGAgatatcattttttttcattatagcaCACCCCTACCATAAAGTAAACACTGTCTTAATTCACCAAAAGTAGATCATAAGCAATTGCATTGGCATAAATAGGTGGTATTCACAGTCTGAACTGCTCTGAAACCACGAGACTGTAGAGTGTGTAATAAAGCCATATTTTGACTTTGAACGAGCGGTGATCCCATTCAATTCAACCATGACGTTTAAGAATTCCTGTTTTCTATTCCCAAATTTAAGACCCCTTTAAATGTTCATTAAGATTTCTGTTGTACCATTTTAGATATTTAGGACTTTTTATGGCCTTAATTTCAAAGCATCCTTCaaagtttattttgtgatatGACCAGCTGTGTGAGTGTATATTATTCGTTACAAAGgcaaatgtcacaaaaacatggtCACACCAAAACATCtttcattaaaatggcttttacaAGCAGGCACATTAAACCAtgatctcttcttttttttttttcctgagaaaGTTCATTCACTTTCATCCACCTACTTAATCATCCACTTTCATCCACCTACTTAATGAGTCTGAGCGACGAAGGTTGGGGACTCCCATGGGTGAGTCAGACCAGTCTAATTTTCCTCTTGCAACCAGAAAGCGGCGAGCCTTTCTTAACATGGCAGGGAAATCCTCATGTGTTGCTGCAAATGCTTCAATGCGATTTTTTACTGATCCCAGCACCTGAAGAGTAGAAAAATCAACATCTTTCAAAAAATCTTTTTGAAGCAATGCATTTACGTTTACTGATTTAAGTTGTCAAAtcaaatttgaaattatttgctTCCTCAAAATTCACCCCAGAACATTTTCTTTAAATCATGCAAGCTCAAAAAAGTGCCAGAGACACTTAAGTTaaaaaaacaagcagtttttGTGTTGTCAAAATAAATTtagaattaatatttttgaacagaaaatgtacaaaccaataaaaaaaaagagcaactCAGATTGATTCAGTCTTTGCATATTTCGTATTAAGCAGTCATGCTGATGGTTTTGTCATATTTCTTGTATTACCTGTATGAGTGATTTAATGCTGGGCTGAAACACCATGTTGGCGTTGAGGAGGAAAGAGCGGAGAAGAGGCTGAGGGTAACAGGCCAGCTGGAACACAACACCCGTCAGCAAAATGTTCACATATAAGGAGTTCTGCATCATACTCTCCAGTTTACTGAACAGGGCTGTTATAAATGGACCTACACAGAGGGAGAAGCGGAACCAGTGACTTATGGTTAGCACTTGCTGAACTTGCACAAGTAACATAAGCACTCAAATCTTTAATTTGGTCATCTCTACAATGAGAACCTGTGTATGGTTGAGTAAGAGGTGGTCCAAGGGGTCGTGTGGGGCTAAATACCCCCGTGGCAGTGCTGTCAGGCTTCGTTTCACTGGTGCACTGCTCAGTCTCCACTGGAAGACAGTCCTCATCTGTCAGGCTGGGAGCAGGAGCAGTGCGAGATTCCTCCGAGCTGCGCGAGAGAACCCTCCTCTCTCTTACACGTTCCTCCAGCTCCTTCAGCTCCTGGTGAAAAGCCTCTATGCTGATTCCCTGGCATTTCGAGTCTCCAGACAATGGCTCCGACGGCGCCCGCTCCAGCAACTCCTCAATCAGACGCTCAACGGACTCTGGACCCCTGATGTCATGGGGAACTGTGGAAGTCTCAGTCAAGGCAGGAACAGGAGATACTCTCTGGCTCTCACTTTGTAGACACTCTTGGGTAGAAGAGGGCATGGAGGTTTGATGTTGCAGATGTGGCTTCACCTGCACCTGAGATGAATTAATTGCCGATCTTACATTGAAATCATGGTAGTCGACAGGGCCCATACCCATCGACCCGTTCATCCCTGCCTTCACCACGCTGTTATTTACATCAGTTTCCCTTTTCACTTTCTTAGCCTCCATTTTCTCATCCACACTGTCTGTGGGCTCCACCTGCCCCATCCCATTATGGAGCGCTGGATGAGGTGCCGAATGAGAGTGTTGGGATACAGTTTCCACAGCACCGGTTATTTCTGTAGAGACTGATGCAAATGATGAAGACTGTAGAGGTACAGAGCTGGGAAGAAGGCTGCGTTTCTTACTGCGGGGTGTGAGACTGATACAGTTCTTGCTGATGGTAACATCCCACTCTCCACTATCTCGATCGGAACTGCTCCACTCCGCACGTGCTGCAGCAACCACTGCTGCCCTCTGCTGAGGGCGGTCAATTATGGAGAAATGCTCTTGTACCATATTGAGGGAGGGGTTGGATGTAGGAgggggaggtggaggaggagcagAGTTTGGAGAGGGATTTTCTCCATCGTAAGGGGCTGACCAGTCTCGACAGGCCCAGGAGCAGAGCTCAATACCCTTGCGAGCATCACGCAGATACTCCAGGTAGCCAGTCTCTCCTTCTGAAGTGTCTGGGAGTTGGTGCATTGGGCTGTCAGGAGACAGAGGGGAGGAAACACTACCACGAGGAGAAGAGGGAGTGTTCTCCGAGCCAGACGAGGTGGGGTTGGTTTGGCCTCCTGAGCTTTGCTGTCGAATAAAGAGAGCAAGGCGGGAAGGAGTGCTGGGTCTGGGGTGAACCGGTGACTCTGAAGTGGGACTACCTATCACTATTGGGGCAAAAAAGAGGGAAAATAAATTTTGTAGGCATGAACAGCAGCAAAGTTTTTTAAAGCACACCTGTTCTCCAAAAATGTGTCTGACACAGACTTACCCTTTCCCCAAAAGGCAGGCTCATCATCCC is a window from the Carassius gibelio isolate Cgi1373 ecotype wild population from Czech Republic chromosome A9, carGib1.2-hapl.c, whole genome shotgun sequence genome containing:
- the LOC128019937 gene encoding FHF complex subunit HOOK interacting protein 1B — encoded protein: MSWLSRLNPRGPGTRTGRHAAPSSPCTADPETCLMVFENHWRQVSGVLKQREASVGGYADDLTAVRNHTDQMLCLLAEERPAGGDIESPAMGPILEMVVTENILDELVQWHVRRGLDPDSQLELLKLFEMLIGQSHQPLLLHSAVLQPLLNLLEACVDPQLGSPPALESSLVLLLNQVCVCMAKETAVLELIFRCGLVQQGPTNLLIFSLLVPFIHRDGSLGQQARDALLLVMATSASNHAVARHIAENSYFCPVLATGLSALYSSLPRKIEVRGDDWHALRREDWMAVSSIVLFMNSLEFCNAVVQVAHPLVRCQLLDYLHNGFLVPVMGPALHKSSVDEMIASTAYLDLFLRSITETSLLKTFLRFILLHRHDNDTILDTLLTRISSNSRLCMVSLSLFKTLLSLNCEDLMLQLVLRYLLPCTHVMLSQRRAVRETDLYGKSADKFLSLIPECCRITPAPSSERDDEPAFWGKVIGSPTSESPVHPRPSTPSRLALFIRQQSSGGQTNPTSSGSENTPSSPRGSVSSPLSPDSPMHQLPDTSEGETGYLEYLRDARKGIELCSWACRDWSAPYDGENPSPNSAPPPPPPPTSNPSLNMVQEHFSIIDRPQQRAAVVAAARAEWSSSDRDSGEWDVTISKNCISLTPRSKKRSLLPSSVPLQSSSFASVSTEITGAVETVSQHSHSAPHPALHNGMGQVEPTDSVDEKMEAKKVKRETDVNNSVVKAGMNGSMGMGPVDYHDFNVRSAINSSQVQVKPHLQHQTSMPSSTQECLQSESQRVSPVPALTETSTVPHDIRGPESVERLIEELLERAPSEPLSGDSKCQGISIEAFHQELKELEERVRERRVLSRSSEESRTAPAPSLTDEDCLPVETEQCTSETKPDSTATGVFSPTRPLGPPLTQPYTGPFITALFSKLESMMQNSLYVNILLTGVVFQLACYPQPLLRSFLLNANMVFQPSIKSLIQVLGSVKNRIEAFAATHEDFPAMLRKARRFLVARGKLDWSDSPMGVPNLRRSDSLIKSRKPSLGDLILRHTNSPTRARYAAQLALSHVRDGGQSLHSALFRGGAAGGASGLEKQAEALRVKNAVYCAVIFSEFLKELAALAQEHAVALPFPPSQGTEE